In Nicotiana tabacum cultivar K326 chromosome 11, ASM71507v2, whole genome shotgun sequence, a single window of DNA contains:
- the LOC107773039 gene encoding uncharacterized protein LOC107773039 gives MENENKALRDQMREHQQRVDKIADAPKLLPKQDVDRFVKQPYNEEATPHAIPKTFKIPPYLKIYDGTTDPEDNIIHYLITIKGNDLSKGQVPSVLLKKFGETLIWGALTWYSQLPARSITIFEEMVDKFVTTHAGAKKVEARVNDIFAIKQLPGEGFKDFLARFNRVRISLPNVSEGMAVAAFQNGLNRNGLRATRKLLSRLMKYPSTTWEEIHNAYYTEVRANEDDLNGPTQWLISVQAKSRKVCHNKGRRDHSGPCLNRDRHQPYVRTAMPPSPRHMEGSSRPHIGTQRNERAYALEKLDPKVKWPQKMKSDPSTRKSNILCEFHQERGSQNRGMHSPMAKSGEHASPRTPKGADE, from the exons atggagaACGAGAATAAGGCGCTCCGCGACCAGATGAGGGAACATCAACAAAGGGTTGATAAAATAGCAGACGCCCCGAAACTGCTACCTAAACAGGACGTCGACCGGTTCGTCAAACAACCATACAACGAGGAGGCAACCCCACATGCCATacccaaaaccttcaaaataccaCCATATTTGAAGATATACGATGGCACAACAGACCCCGAAGATAACATCATTCATTACCTTATAACAATAAAAGGCAACGACCTTTCAAAAGGGCAGGTACCATCAGTGTTGCTAAAGAAGTTCGGCGAAACCCTAATATGGGGAgccttgacatggtattcacAATTACCAGCACGTTCAATAACAATATTCGAGGAAATGGTCGACAAGTTTGTCACCACCCACGCAGGGGCTAAGAAGGTGGAGGCTAGGGTGAATGATATATTCGCCATCAAGCAATTACCTGGTGAGGGATTCAAGGACTTTCTCGCTCGGTTTAACAGAGTAAGAATAAGCTTACCAAACGTATCAGAAGGGATGGCGGTGGCAGCCTTCCAAAATGGGTTAAATAGGAATGGTTTGAGAGCAACAAGAAAGTTGTTAAGCAGACTCATGAAATACCCTTCCACCACTTGGGAAGAAATTCACAACGCCTATTACACTGAGGTAAGAGCAAACGAGGATGACCTCAACGGTCCAACCCAATGGCTAATATCGGTCCAAGCGAAGTCGAGGAAAGTTTGTCATAACAAAGGTCGAAGAGACCATTCAGGTCCATGCCTCAACCGAGACAGGCACCAACCATATGTTAGAACAGCCATGCCACCATCTCCTCGCCATATGGAAGGGTCGTCCAGGCCACACATAGGGACTCAgcgaaatgaaagag CGTACGCACTAGAGAAGCTCGACCCGAAGGtaaagtggccacaaaagatgaagtcTGACCCAAGTACCAGAAAGTCCAACATCCTCTGTGAATTTCATCAGGAGCGGGGGTCACAAAACAGAGGAATGCATAGCCCTATGGCAAAAAGTGGTGAACATGCTTCGCCAAGGACACCTAAGGGAGCTGATGAGTGA